One Neisseria sicca genomic region harbors:
- a CDS encoding DMT family transporter, with protein MIYQILSLLIWGSSFIAAKYTYEMLDAALMVEARLLIAALMVLPSCYRHFGKIPRREWKPLLCIAFINYVVVLLLQFIGLKYTSAASAITMVGLEPLLVVFVGHFVFNDKAKIYHWICGAAAFAGIGMMVLGGAEEGGAVDWFGCLLILLAGFGFAGVIRPSQQMIARIGAPAFTSASMAAAAVLCLPFSLVLAQSYEVHWSWGGVLSVLYLGVGCSWLAYLLWNKGMNKVPANVSGLLISLEPVVGVIMAVWILGEHLSAVSALGVFIVIAATFVAGWLSNRGKNA; from the coding sequence ATGATTTACCAAATACTCTCCTTATTGATTTGGGGCAGCTCGTTTATCGCCGCCAAATATACTTACGAGATGCTTGATGCCGCGCTGATGGTCGAGGCGCGGCTGTTGATTGCCGCGTTGATGGTGCTGCCTTCCTGTTACCGCCATTTCGGCAAGATTCCGCGCCGCGAGTGGAAGCCTTTGTTGTGTATCGCCTTTATTAACTACGTCGTGGTGTTGCTGCTTCAGTTTATCGGTTTGAAATACACGTCCGCCGCCAGCGCGATTACCATGGTCGGGCTGGAACCCTTGTTAGTAGTGTTTGTCGGCCATTTCGTTTTTAACGATAAAGCCAAGATTTACCACTGGATTTGCGGGGCAGCGGCGTTTGCCGGCATCGGGATGATGGTGCTGGGCGGTGCGGAAGAGGGCGGCGCGGTCGATTGGTTCGGCTGTTTGCTGATTCTGCTTGCGGGATTCGGTTTCGCCGGCGTGATACGGCCGAGCCAGCAGATGATTGCCCGCATCGGTGCGCCCGCATTTACTTCTGCTTCCATGGCGGCGGCGGCGGTGTTGTGCCTGCCGTTTTCGCTGGTGTTGGCTCAGAGCTATGAAGTCCACTGGTCGTGGGGCGGCGTGCTGTCGGTTTTGTATTTGGGGGTGGGATGCAGTTGGCTTGCCTATCTCTTATGGAACAAGGGCATGAACAAAGTTCCTGCCAATGTCTCCGGCCTCTTGATTTCGCTCGAACCCGTCGTCGGCGTCATCATGGCGGTATGGATTCTGGGCGAACATTTGTCCGCCGTGTCCGCTTTGGGCGTGTTCATCGTCATCGCCGCGACGTTTGTCGCAGGATGGCTGTCGAACAGAGGAAAGAATGCGTAA
- a CDS encoding chloride channel protein: MKHTHKLWIALILTGIVGGMVGIALTELMHFIQHTAYSYGTGGGHVSFREGVVQTSSERRILVLILCGVAVGFGWWSLKRFGRPQIEIKAALKQPLQGLPFFTTVSHALLQIITVGLGSPLGREVAPREMTAAFASVGGRRLGLGEDDTRLLLACASGAGLAAVYNVPLASTLFILEAMLGIWTQQAVVAALLTSVTATAVARIGLGDVQQYHPVYLDVNIPLLWFAAAIGPVLGATAVWFQRSAKKFPFLKRNDPKIIPLAIALFALIGIVSVWFPEILGNGKAGNQLTFGGMTDWRYSLEMTAVKWFVVLLALAAGAYGGLITPSMMLGSTIAFAAAAAWNTFFPAMSSESAAVIGAAAFLGVSLKMPLTAIVFILELTYAPAALLMPLCITMAGAVATARKMGFE; encoded by the coding sequence ATGAAACATACGCACAAACTTTGGATAGCCCTCATCCTTACCGGCATCGTCGGTGGCATGGTCGGCATTGCCTTGACGGAGCTTATGCACTTTATCCAGCACACGGCTTACAGTTACGGCACGGGCGGCGGGCATGTTTCCTTTCGGGAAGGCGTGGTTCAAACATCGTCTGAACGCCGCATCCTCGTATTGATTTTGTGCGGCGTCGCGGTAGGGTTCGGCTGGTGGTCGCTCAAACGTTTCGGCAGGCCGCAAATCGAAATCAAGGCAGCCTTGAAGCAGCCCTTGCAGGGGCTGCCGTTTTTCACCACCGTTTCCCATGCGCTGCTGCAAATCATTACCGTCGGACTCGGTTCCCCGCTCGGACGCGAAGTTGCCCCGCGTGAAATGACCGCCGCGTTTGCATCCGTCGGCGGCAGGCGTTTGGGTCTGGGCGAAGACGACACGCGCCTGCTGCTCGCCTGCGCGTCAGGTGCAGGTTTGGCGGCGGTCTATAACGTCCCGCTCGCCTCCACGCTCTTCATCCTCGAAGCCATGTTGGGCATTTGGACGCAACAGGCAGTAGTCGCCGCATTGCTGACTTCCGTCACCGCCACCGCCGTCGCCCGCATCGGCTTGGGCGACGTGCAGCAATACCATCCCGTCTATCTCGATGTGAACATCCCGCTGCTGTGGTTTGCCGCCGCCATCGGCCCCGTTTTGGGCGCAACGGCGGTATGGTTTCAGCGCAGTGCCAAAAAATTTCCCTTCCTCAAGCGCAACGACCCGAAAATCATTCCTTTGGCGATTGCATTATTCGCCCTTATCGGCATCGTTTCCGTTTGGTTTCCCGAAATACTGGGCAACGGCAAGGCGGGCAACCAGCTTACGTTCGGCGGCATGACCGACTGGCGGTACAGCTTGGAAATGACCGCCGTCAAATGGTTCGTCGTCCTGCTCGCACTCGCCGCAGGCGCATACGGCGGGCTGATTACCCCGTCCATGATGCTCGGCAGCACCATCGCCTTCGCCGCCGCAGCCGCGTGGAACACCTTCTTTCCCGCCATGTCGTCTGAAAGTGCCGCCGTCATCGGCGCGGCGGCATTTCTCGGCGTTTCCCTCAAAATGCCCCTGACCGCCATAGTCTTCATCCTTGAACTCACCTACGCCCCCGCCGCTCTGCTGATGCCTTTGTGCATCACGATGGCGGGTGCAGTGGCAACGGCAAGGAAAATGGGGTTTGAATAA
- a CDS encoding glutamine amidotransferase-related protein → MKQELRHDGGTRGKTLNVHFILHEDFEVPGAYWDWARSRGHRTASTKVYESEALPENADGIDFLIVMGGPQSPDEDRQAFPYYDPEAELRLMRQAVAADKYIVGVCLGAQLLSVAYGARHGRSPHREIGVYPVELTQEGLNDPHTALLGASFLAGHWHGDMPGLTDGAAVLAASKGCPRQIVRFSPKHYAFQAHLEFDRAAVGLLIAADGRENLAAQSRTQAYVQHPDEIERFDFTQMNAKLFAFLDSLTEPGQGGA, encoded by the coding sequence ATGAAGCAGGAACTTCGCCATGACGGCGGTACGCGGGGAAAAACGTTGAACGTCCATTTCATCCTGCACGAGGATTTTGAAGTGCCGGGCGCGTATTGGGATTGGGCGCGGTCGCGCGGGCATCGTACGGCGTCGACTAAGGTTTATGAGTCGGAAGCGTTGCCCGAAAACGCGGACGGTATCGATTTTCTGATTGTCATGGGCGGGCCGCAGTCGCCCGATGAAGACAGGCAGGCTTTTCCGTATTACGACCCTGAAGCCGAGCTGCGCCTGATGCGTCAGGCGGTGGCGGCGGACAAGTACATTGTCGGCGTGTGCTTGGGCGCGCAGCTTTTGTCCGTCGCCTACGGCGCACGGCACGGGCGCAGCCCGCACCGCGAAATCGGCGTGTATCCGGTCGAGTTGACGCAGGAAGGTTTGAACGACCCGCATACCGCCTTGCTGGGCGCGTCTTTCCTTGCGGGGCATTGGCACGGAGATATGCCCGGACTGACGGATGGGGCGGCAGTATTGGCGGCGAGCAAAGGCTGTCCGCGCCAGATTGTCCGCTTCTCACCCAAGCATTATGCGTTTCAGGCGCATTTGGAATTTGACCGCGCCGCCGTCGGCCTCTTGATTGCTGCCGACGGGCGCGAAAACTTGGCGGCGCAAAGCAGGACGCAGGCTTATGTGCAGCATCCTGATGAAATCGAGCGTTTCGATTTTACGCAGATGAACGCGAAACTCTTTGCCTTTTTGGATTCGCTGACCGAACCGGGGCAGGGTGGGGCGTGA